The following coding sequences are from one Thermostaphylospora chromogena window:
- a CDS encoding rhamnogalacturonan lyase codes for MRPPSIVRNALVTTTAALLSVALAAVPAVAEGAGRGRPGGHGPKVQLEHLDRGLVAVPTDQGVFLSWRLLGDEVTGAGPHGMTGTDFRVYRDGKPIATVTDSTNYLDAQGTGASEYRVAPIVKGREGKRSAPVTPWSETFYDLPLRKPADGVTPAGESYTYSANDMSVGDVDGDGQYEFVVKWDPSNSKDVSQVGYTGPTYIDTYELDGTLRWRLDLGVNIRSGAHYTQFLVYDFDGDGRSEMMLKTAPGTKVIRYGADGGVVSERYITMPRADVEAGYSHTDDYRMSAQDYFDHLVEMFMGWHEHPEVVAGRWPATLEEAFGIEPAHEYPLSKEAATELANHFVDVYAPSRSERNQLRAFEGFILTGPEYLSVFDGATGEELQTIHYKPGRGDDGLMWGDYAMSRIEPGNRVDRFLSAVAYLDGKRPSAIFARGYYTRSTIVAYRWNGRRLQEQWFVDSGHVPMDNPFNASPHGVDGTDPKYGTITTQGFHSLSAADVDGDGKQEIVYGAATIDHDGDLLYSSFAEGPPESSVPGQNVRLGHGDAMHVGDFDPDRPGLEIWTVHEGGAWAPYGWAMRDAATGEVIFGGYSGRDTGRGMVGDIDPDLRGLEAWSSMPPDQAIDAGLWSARGDYLGRNTPGTNMSIRWAADMTTQIVNGTATEVLQTPTIDDWKRGTLLTAEGTLTNNWTKGNPGLVADVFGDWREELLVRTTDSTAIRIYLSTEVTDRKLYTLMHDPQYRVEIARQQTAYNQPAYPSFYLASDIDWSKVPVPNIHTPKAGPGPR; via the coding sequence ATGAGACCCCCCAGCATCGTTCGTAACGCCCTCGTCACCACCACGGCGGCGCTGCTGTCCGTCGCCCTCGCCGCCGTCCCGGCCGTCGCCGAGGGGGCGGGCCGGGGGCGGCCCGGCGGGCACGGCCCGAAGGTTCAGCTCGAACACCTCGACCGCGGCCTGGTCGCCGTCCCCACCGACCAGGGAGTCTTCCTCAGCTGGCGGCTGCTCGGCGACGAGGTGACCGGCGCCGGTCCCCACGGCATGACCGGGACCGACTTCCGGGTCTACCGGGACGGCAAGCCCATCGCGACCGTCACCGACAGCACCAACTACCTCGACGCGCAGGGCACCGGCGCCTCCGAGTACCGGGTGGCCCCGATCGTCAAGGGCAGGGAGGGCAAGCGCAGCGCACCGGTCACCCCCTGGTCTGAAACGTTCTACGACCTGCCGCTGCGTAAGCCCGCGGACGGCGTCACCCCGGCCGGCGAGTCGTACACCTACTCGGCCAACGACATGAGCGTCGGCGACGTCGACGGCGACGGCCAGTACGAGTTCGTGGTCAAGTGGGACCCGTCCAACTCCAAGGACGTCTCCCAGGTCGGCTACACCGGCCCCACCTACATCGACACCTACGAGCTCGACGGCACCCTGCGCTGGCGGCTCGACCTGGGCGTCAACATCCGCTCCGGCGCGCACTACACGCAGTTCCTCGTCTACGACTTCGACGGCGACGGCCGCTCGGAGATGATGCTCAAGACCGCCCCGGGCACCAAGGTCATCCGCTATGGCGCCGACGGCGGCGTGGTCTCCGAGCGCTACATCACCATGCCGCGTGCGGACGTCGAGGCCGGGTACTCCCACACCGACGACTACCGCATGAGCGCCCAGGACTACTTCGACCACCTGGTCGAGATGTTCATGGGCTGGCACGAGCATCCCGAGGTGGTCGCGGGTCGCTGGCCGGCGACGCTGGAGGAGGCGTTCGGCATCGAACCGGCCCACGAGTACCCGCTGTCCAAGGAGGCCGCCACCGAGCTGGCGAACCACTTCGTGGACGTCTACGCGCCCTCCCGCAGCGAACGCAACCAGCTGCGGGCCTTCGAGGGCTTCATCCTCACCGGGCCGGAGTACCTGTCGGTGTTCGACGGCGCCACCGGCGAGGAGCTGCAGACGATCCACTACAAGCCCGGCCGCGGCGACGACGGGCTGATGTGGGGCGACTACGCCATGAGCCGCATCGAGCCGGGCAACCGCGTCGACCGGTTCCTGTCCGCGGTCGCCTACCTCGACGGCAAGCGCCCCTCGGCGATCTTCGCCCGCGGCTACTACACGCGCTCCACGATCGTCGCCTACCGCTGGAACGGCAGGCGCCTGCAGGAACAGTGGTTCGTCGACAGCGGCCACGTGCCGATGGACAACCCGTTCAACGCCTCGCCGCACGGGGTGGACGGCACCGATCCGAAGTACGGCACCATCACCACCCAGGGGTTCCACTCCCTCAGCGCCGCCGACGTGGACGGCGACGGCAAGCAGGAGATCGTGTACGGCGCGGCCACCATCGACCACGACGGTGACCTGCTGTACTCCTCCTTCGCCGAGGGGCCGCCGGAGAGCAGCGTCCCCGGCCAGAACGTGCGGCTCGGCCACGGCGACGCCATGCACGTCGGCGACTTCGACCCCGACCGGCCGGGCCTGGAGATCTGGACCGTGCACGAGGGCGGGGCGTGGGCGCCGTACGGCTGGGCCATGCGCGACGCCGCCACCGGCGAGGTGATCTTCGGCGGGTACAGCGGCAGGGACACCGGCCGCGGCATGGTCGGCGACATCGACCCCGACCTGCGCGGCCTGGAGGCGTGGTCGTCGATGCCGCCGGACCAGGCGATCGACGCGGGTCTGTGGTCGGCCCGCGGCGACTACCTCGGCAGGAACACGCCGGGCACGAACATGAGCATCCGCTGGGCCGCCGACATGACCACGCAGATCGTCAACGGCACCGCCACCGAGGTGCTGCAGACCCCGACGATCGACGACTGGAAGCGCGGCACCCTGCTCACCGCCGAGGGCACGCTGACCAACAACTGGACCAAGGGCAACCCCGGCCTGGTCGCGGACGTCTTCGGCGACTGGCGGGAGGAGCTGCTGGTGCGCACCACGGACAGCACCGCGATCCGGATCTACCTCAGCACCGAGGTGACCGACCGCAAGCTGTACACGCTGATGCACGACCCGCAGTACCGCGTGGAGATCGCCCGCCAGCAGACCGCCTACAACCAGCCGGCGTACCCGAGCTTCTACCTCGCGTCGGACATCGACTGGTCCAAGGTGCCGGTCCCGAACATCCACACCCCCAAGGCCGGGCCCGGCCCGAGGTGA
- a CDS encoding alpha-glucuronidase, protein MAIPDRTDVHAAWLPPEAFRAVGSRRVLVLGEGLLVDTVREEATRACARHGGGVRHRPPGGNGTADEPFDLVLALSTAEAPAVVTAVRDEFRRTSGQDAIGDEGFVLAHRDGVTVVLADEPAGLLYGFFHVVRLGETAFDAARPAEHHRPAMRRRMLNHWDNVDVHPVMGQVERGYAGGSIFWKDGALREDLTRVRAYGRLLAACGVNALSVNNVNVHRTEAHLLTDRLGDVAAIADELRPYGIRVHLSVNFASPVILGGLPTADPLDERVRQWWARATERVYQTIPDFGGYVVKADSEGQPGPFAYGRDHADGANMLADALAPYGGVVHWRAFVYNHRQDWRDRSTDRARAAYDHFAPLDGRFRDNAIVQVKYGPMDFQVREPVSPVIAAMPATRLAVEFQVTQEYTGQQRHVCYLAPMWSQVLGFRPFGADGPSVADIATDADTGGAAERAVRTAADGGAHAGGGLVAVSNVGDDRFWTGHPLAQANLYAFGRLAWDPRLDPVAVLDEWIDLTFVPSATADPERLRRTLHAMMDESWLTYERYTAPLGVGFMVRPGHHYGPDVDGYEYTPWGTYHFADRDGVGVDRTRATGTGFTGQYPKPWSDVYESLAECPDELLLFFHHVPYGHVLRNGSTVIQHIYDTHFEGVEQVAEIRRLWEKLDRELVSPEVHARVSELLDEQLRCAEEWRDQINTYFFRKSGVPDARGRRIY, encoded by the coding sequence GTGGCAATCCCTGATCGAACCGACGTCCACGCGGCATGGCTGCCCCCGGAGGCGTTCCGAGCGGTCGGTTCGCGCCGCGTCCTCGTACTCGGTGAAGGCCTCCTCGTCGACACCGTGCGCGAGGAGGCGACACGGGCCTGCGCCCGGCACGGCGGCGGCGTCCGGCACCGGCCGCCGGGCGGGAACGGCACCGCGGACGAACCGTTCGACCTGGTACTCGCGCTCTCCACGGCGGAGGCGCCGGCCGTCGTGACCGCGGTCCGCGACGAGTTCCGGCGGACGTCCGGGCAGGACGCCATCGGCGATGAGGGCTTCGTGCTCGCCCACCGCGACGGCGTCACCGTCGTGCTCGCCGACGAACCGGCCGGCCTGCTCTACGGCTTCTTCCACGTGGTCCGGCTGGGCGAGACGGCCTTCGACGCCGCCAGGCCCGCGGAGCACCATCGGCCCGCGATGCGGCGGCGCATGCTCAACCACTGGGACAACGTCGACGTGCACCCCGTCATGGGCCAGGTCGAGCGCGGCTACGCGGGCGGATCGATCTTCTGGAAGGACGGAGCCCTCCGCGAGGACCTGACGCGGGTGCGGGCCTACGGCCGGCTGCTGGCCGCGTGCGGGGTGAACGCGCTGTCGGTGAACAACGTGAACGTGCACCGCACCGAGGCCCACCTGCTCACCGACCGGCTCGGCGACGTCGCCGCGATCGCGGACGAGCTGCGGCCGTACGGCATCCGCGTCCACCTGTCGGTCAACTTCGCCTCGCCCGTCATCCTCGGCGGGCTGCCGACCGCCGACCCGCTCGACGAGCGCGTGCGCCAGTGGTGGGCGCGGGCCACCGAGCGGGTCTACCAGACGATCCCCGACTTCGGCGGCTATGTGGTGAAGGCCGACTCCGAGGGGCAGCCCGGCCCGTTCGCATACGGGCGCGACCACGCGGACGGGGCGAACATGCTCGCCGACGCGCTGGCGCCGTACGGCGGGGTCGTCCACTGGCGCGCCTTCGTCTACAACCACCGGCAGGACTGGCGCGACCGGTCCACCGACCGGGCCCGCGCGGCCTATGACCACTTCGCCCCCCTCGACGGCCGGTTCCGCGACAACGCGATCGTGCAGGTGAAGTACGGTCCCATGGACTTCCAGGTGCGGGAACCGGTGTCACCGGTGATCGCGGCCATGCCGGCGACCCGCCTGGCGGTGGAGTTCCAGGTGACGCAGGAGTACACGGGCCAGCAGCGGCACGTGTGCTACCTGGCCCCGATGTGGAGCCAGGTGCTCGGCTTCCGCCCGTTCGGAGCGGACGGGCCGTCCGTGGCCGACATCGCCACCGACGCGGACACCGGCGGAGCCGCCGAGCGTGCCGTGCGGACGGCGGCGGACGGCGGAGCCCACGCCGGAGGCGGCCTGGTCGCGGTCTCCAACGTGGGCGACGACCGCTTCTGGACCGGCCACCCGCTCGCCCAGGCCAACCTGTACGCCTTCGGCCGGCTCGCCTGGGATCCGCGGCTGGATCCGGTGGCCGTGCTGGACGAGTGGATCGACCTCACCTTCGTGCCGTCGGCGACCGCCGATCCGGAGCGGCTGCGGCGGACGCTGCACGCGATGATGGACGAGTCCTGGCTGACCTACGAGCGGTACACCGCGCCGCTCGGCGTCGGGTTCATGGTCCGCCCGGGACACCACTACGGCCCCGACGTGGACGGGTACGAGTACACCCCGTGGGGCACCTACCACTTCGCCGACCGGGACGGGGTGGGCGTGGACCGGACGCGCGCCACCGGGACCGGCTTCACCGGCCAGTATCCGAAGCCGTGGTCGGACGTCTACGAGTCGCTGGCCGAGTGCCCCGACGAACTGCTGCTGTTCTTCCACCACGTGCCGTACGGGCACGTGCTGCGCAACGGGTCCACGGTCATCCAGCACATCTACGACACCCACTTCGAAGGGGTCGAGCAGGTCGCCGAGATCCGCCGGCTGTGGGAGAAGCTGGACCGCGAGCTGGTCTCCCCCGAGGTGCACGCCCGGGTGAGCGAGCTGTTGGACGAGCAGTTGCGCTGCGCCGAGGAGTGGCGCGACCAGATCAACACCTATTTCTTCCGCAAGTCGGGCGTCCCCGACGCGCGAGGGCGGCGCATCTACTGA
- a CDS encoding DUF624 domain-containing protein gives MTRNDVSAGDTRTAGRFGTGPLSRISALVYNLIVVELLFLVTTVPGLIGLTLLGRDASNAPLAAVCLLPVGPALTAAMYALRHRSRDLTDLHPAAAFWRGYRLNAVPALKVWVPWLAWMTVIVLNLANFSAAGVPDWWAVLLLLVALAATLWIVNALVITSLFEFRAVDVARLAAYFLLHPFRSALAVVCLLIVAAGVTLVASEAVLALLTSVFVTALLRYHRPMIDEVRERFTRDGATAGEAG, from the coding sequence ATGACCAGGAACGACGTATCGGCGGGCGACACGAGGACCGCGGGCCGGTTCGGCACCGGCCCGCTCTCACGCATCTCCGCGCTGGTGTACAACCTCATCGTCGTCGAGCTGCTGTTCCTGGTCACCACCGTGCCCGGTCTCATCGGGCTCACCCTGCTCGGCCGCGACGCGAGCAACGCCCCGCTGGCCGCGGTCTGCCTGCTGCCGGTCGGTCCCGCCCTGACGGCGGCGATGTACGCGCTGCGCCACCGCAGCCGGGACCTGACCGACCTGCACCCCGCGGCGGCGTTCTGGCGCGGCTACCGGCTCAACGCCGTCCCGGCGCTGAAGGTCTGGGTTCCCTGGCTGGCGTGGATGACCGTGATCGTGCTGAACCTCGCCAACTTCTCCGCCGCCGGGGTTCCCGATTGGTGGGCGGTGCTCCTGCTCCTCGTGGCGCTGGCGGCGACCCTGTGGATCGTCAACGCGCTGGTGATCACCTCGCTGTTCGAGTTCCGGGCGGTCGACGTCGCCCGGCTGGCGGCCTACTTCCTCCTCCACCCCTTCCGAAGCGCCCTGGCCGTCGTCTGCCTGCTGATCGTCGCCGCGGGGGTCACGCTGGTCGCCTCCGAGGCGGTTCTGGCGCTGCTGACCTCGGTGTTCGTGACGGCGCTCCTGCGCTACCACCGCCCGATGATCGATGAGGTCCGGGAGAGGTTCACCCGGGACGGCGCCACGGCCGGGGAGGCCGGCTGA
- a CDS encoding extracellular solute-binding protein, whose product MFTLGALAFVVAGCGSEDAPPNTEELAEQLADKRVGAMDNFTVGTQFKATQELTFDILYNNHSFYPIKKNWLFWSELTKRTNVKLNPEVVPLSDYENKRSLIIGAGDAPPIIPKTYPGQEDPFVSSGAILPVSDYLDLMPHFQDKIRKWNLHADIDTLRQADGRFYLLPGVHENIWIDYSLAVRTDILDELGLEIPKTWDELHTVLKAMKDKYPNIYPFSDRWGVPTPGGALLNILGQAYGTSGGWGYQHAYWDAKAQRFVYTGAMDEYRQMLEYLHTLVKEKLMDPESFTQQDETAIQKFTSGKSFVICTNAQTLVNELRPPLEKLNPDARVVKIPPPLGPAGNVKVGTRLENGIMISSKAAESEHFVAMMQFIDWLWYSDEGQEFAKWGVEGVTYEKTPDGKYKLADDVDFVGLNPGAKKHLQQDFGFSNGVFAYGGSTQLLQSTFSEEELEFQKVVNARETVPVPPPHPFNDAEREQATLWETPLKDYVTQQTLRFILGERDLSEWDDYVKELEGKNMNAYIDLVNSAYERYKKEHG is encoded by the coding sequence ATGTTTACGTTGGGTGCGCTAGCCTTCGTGGTCGCCGGCTGCGGCAGCGAGGACGCGCCTCCCAACACCGAGGAGCTGGCGGAGCAGCTCGCCGACAAGCGTGTCGGCGCCATGGACAACTTCACCGTGGGCACCCAGTTCAAGGCCACTCAGGAGCTCACGTTCGACATCCTCTACAACAACCACTCGTTCTATCCGATCAAGAAGAACTGGTTGTTCTGGTCCGAGCTCACCAAGCGGACCAACGTGAAGCTCAACCCCGAGGTCGTGCCGCTCAGCGACTACGAGAACAAGCGGAGCCTGATCATCGGGGCCGGCGACGCTCCGCCCATCATCCCCAAGACCTACCCGGGCCAGGAGGACCCCTTCGTCTCCTCTGGCGCCATCCTGCCGGTCAGCGACTACCTCGACCTGATGCCGCACTTCCAGGACAAGATCAGGAAGTGGAACCTGCACGCCGACATCGACACGCTGCGGCAGGCCGACGGCCGGTTCTACCTGCTCCCCGGTGTGCACGAGAACATCTGGATCGACTACTCCCTCGCCGTCAGGACCGACATCCTCGACGAGCTCGGTCTGGAGATCCCCAAGACCTGGGACGAGCTGCACACCGTGCTCAAGGCGATGAAGGACAAGTACCCCAACATCTACCCCTTCTCCGACCGTTGGGGTGTTCCCACGCCGGGCGGCGCCCTGCTGAACATCCTCGGCCAGGCCTACGGCACCTCCGGTGGCTGGGGTTACCAGCACGCGTACTGGGACGCCAAGGCGCAGCGGTTCGTCTACACCGGCGCCATGGACGAGTACCGGCAGATGCTGGAGTACCTCCACACGCTGGTCAAGGAGAAGCTCATGGACCCGGAGAGCTTCACCCAGCAGGACGAGACCGCGATCCAGAAGTTCACCTCCGGCAAGTCCTTCGTGATCTGCACCAACGCGCAGACGCTCGTCAACGAGCTGCGGCCGCCGCTGGAGAAGCTGAACCCCGACGCCAGGGTCGTCAAGATCCCGCCGCCGCTGGGCCCGGCCGGGAACGTCAAGGTCGGCACCCGCCTCGAGAACGGCATCATGATCTCCTCGAAGGCGGCGGAGAGCGAGCACTTCGTCGCCATGATGCAGTTCATCGACTGGCTCTGGTACTCCGACGAGGGCCAGGAGTTCGCCAAGTGGGGCGTCGAAGGGGTGACGTACGAGAAGACCCCGGACGGCAAGTACAAGCTGGCCGACGACGTCGACTTCGTCGGCCTCAACCCCGGCGCGAAGAAGCACCTGCAGCAGGACTTCGGCTTCTCCAACGGCGTGTTCGCCTACGGCGGCAGCACCCAGCTCCTCCAGTCGACCTTCTCCGAGGAGGAGCTGGAGTTCCAGAAGGTGGTGAACGCCCGGGAGACGGTCCCCGTGCCGCCGCCGCACCCGTTCAACGACGCGGAGCGCGAGCAGGCGACGCTGTGGGAGACGCCGCTGAAGGACTACGTCACCCAGCAGACCCTCCGGTTCATCCTCGGCGAGCGCGACCTGTCCGAGTGGGACGACTACGTCAAGGAGCTGGAGGGGAAGAACATGAACGCCTACATCGACCTGGTGAACAGCGCCTACGAGCGGTACAAGAAGGAGCACGGCTGA
- a CDS encoding carbohydrate ABC transporter permease, which produces MVAIDRSPGRRVFHAVNTVVLIGVMIVTLYPFLNIVARSFSSDEYIRSGQVNLLPKGFDLTAYELVASDPMFWTNYRNTVVYTVTATFIAMVLTTSYAYVLSKKHLKGRKFLIGIAIFTMFFNGGLIPNYVLITSLGLKNTIWAIVLPNAINVFNLLVMKTFFENLPDELEEAAAIDGMNTYGILLRIVLPLSKAVLATMVLFYAVSFWNSWFTAFLYMSESELFPVTVYLRNLIAGATTATSAGAATDVAQSVAASIQSVAIVLTVVPILVVYPFVQRYFVTGVMLGAVKG; this is translated from the coding sequence GTGGTAGCCATCGACAGGAGTCCGGGACGTCGCGTATTCCACGCGGTCAACACCGTCGTCCTGATCGGCGTCATGATCGTGACGCTGTACCCCTTCCTCAACATCGTGGCCCGCTCCTTCAGCTCGGACGAGTACATCCGTTCCGGCCAGGTGAACCTCCTCCCGAAGGGGTTCGACCTGACCGCGTACGAGCTCGTGGCGTCCGACCCGATGTTCTGGACGAACTATCGCAACACGGTGGTGTACACGGTCACCGCCACGTTCATCGCGATGGTGCTGACCACCTCCTACGCCTACGTCCTGTCCAAGAAGCACCTCAAGGGACGCAAGTTCCTGATCGGGATCGCCATCTTCACCATGTTCTTCAACGGTGGTCTGATCCCCAACTACGTGCTGATCACCAGCCTCGGCCTGAAGAACACGATCTGGGCGATCGTCCTGCCCAACGCGATCAACGTCTTCAACCTGCTGGTCATGAAGACGTTCTTCGAGAACCTGCCGGACGAGCTGGAGGAGGCCGCCGCCATCGACGGCATGAACACCTACGGCATCCTGCTGCGGATCGTCCTCCCCCTGTCCAAAGCGGTGCTCGCCACCATGGTGCTGTTCTACGCCGTCTCGTTCTGGAACTCGTGGTTCACCGCGTTCCTCTACATGAGCGAATCGGAGCTGTTCCCGGTGACCGTGTACCTGCGCAACCTCATCGCGGGCGCCACCACCGCCACGAGCGCCGGCGCCGCGACGGACGTCGCGCAGTCCGTCGCCGCCAGCATCCAGTCGGTGGCCATCGTGCTCACGGTCGTCCCCATCCTCGTCGTCTACCCCTTCGTCCAGCGGTACTTCGTCACCGGAGTCATGCTGGGCGCGGTCAAGGGATAG
- a CDS encoding ABC transporter permease: MSTPTTLEPPSRERRSTTTPAAKPQRPPRTSWRRALLRDWQLYTLAILPLLFFLIFRYLPMIGNVIAFRRFQPGGNILGEEWVGLRYVQMFLNDPTFWNVFTNTLVLGALTLFFCFPLPIVLALLINEVRNRAFKRLVQSVSYLPHFLSIVVVAGIVMQFLSMDGTVNQLIRFVGGEPIPFLQRPEWFRTIYVSSEIWQTVGWSTILYLAALTTIDDQLYEAARIDGAGRWRQTWHVTLPGIRPTIITLLILNIGTFMAVGFEKILLLYNPLTYPTADVISTYLYRMGVVSNNFSYAAAIGLFEAVIGLIMIFSANFISRRTVGTSLW, translated from the coding sequence ATGAGCACACCCACAACGCTGGAACCGCCGTCACGAGAACGCCGCAGCACGACCACTCCCGCCGCCAAGCCGCAGCGGCCACCCCGTACCAGTTGGCGCAGGGCGCTGCTGCGCGACTGGCAGCTCTACACCCTGGCGATCCTCCCCTTGCTGTTCTTCCTGATCTTCCGGTATCTACCGATGATCGGTAATGTGATCGCCTTCAGGAGGTTCCAGCCTGGCGGCAACATCCTGGGCGAGGAGTGGGTGGGTCTGCGTTATGTGCAGATGTTCCTCAACGACCCCACGTTCTGGAACGTGTTCACCAACACTCTGGTGCTGGGGGCGTTGACGCTGTTCTTCTGCTTCCCGCTGCCGATCGTGCTCGCGCTGCTGATCAACGAGGTCCGCAACCGGGCCTTCAAGCGGTTGGTGCAGTCGGTCTCCTACCTGCCGCACTTCCTGTCGATCGTGGTCGTGGCCGGCATCGTCATGCAGTTCCTGTCGATGGACGGGACGGTGAACCAGCTGATCCGGTTCGTCGGCGGGGAACCGATCCCGTTCCTGCAGCGGCCGGAGTGGTTCCGGACGATCTACGTGTCGTCGGAGATCTGGCAGACCGTCGGCTGGAGCACCATCCTCTACCTCGCCGCGCTGACCACCATCGACGACCAGCTGTATGAGGCGGCGCGGATCGACGGGGCCGGCCGGTGGCGGCAGACCTGGCACGTGACGCTCCCGGGCATCCGGCCCACGATCATCACCCTGCTGATCCTCAACATCGGCACGTTCATGGCCGTCGGGTTCGAGAAGATCCTCCTTCTCTACAACCCGCTCACGTATCCGACCGCCGATGTGATCTCCACATACCTCTACCGGATGGGTGTGGTGTCCAACAACTTCAGCTATGCCGCGGCGATCGGGCTGTTCGAAGCCGTGATCGGCCTGATCATGATCTTCTCGGCCAACTTCATCTCCCGTCGCACGGTAGGGACGAGCCTGTGGTAG